Proteins encoded within one genomic window of Bacillus sp. 1NLA3E:
- a CDS encoding ABC transporter ATP-binding protein, with translation MLQLNQIFKVFNEGTPDEKIALDHVSLHLKKGDFVTVIGSNGAGKSTLMNIISGKLITDIGSVSIGEKNVTNVKEHTRSKLIGRVFQDPMAGTAPKMTIEENLAIAYCRVGTRGLRRGLSKKRRDFFKEKLEMLHLGLENRLQAKAGLLSGGERQALSLLMATFTEPKILLLDEHTAALDPSRAELVTQLTKQIVNEYGLTTLMVTHNMQQALDLGNRLIMMDKGQVIFEADEEKKKDLTIERLLEEFQRIRGEKMNSDRAVLI, from the coding sequence TTGCTGCAATTAAATCAGATATTTAAAGTTTTCAATGAAGGAACACCAGATGAGAAAATTGCCCTGGACCATGTTAGCTTGCACTTAAAAAAGGGTGATTTTGTCACAGTAATTGGTAGCAATGGTGCTGGAAAGTCCACTTTAATGAATATTATTTCTGGGAAACTAATCACAGATATTGGTTCAGTATCGATTGGCGAAAAAAACGTAACGAATGTAAAAGAACATACTCGCTCTAAATTAATAGGGCGCGTGTTTCAAGATCCAATGGCAGGTACAGCACCGAAGATGACCATTGAAGAAAACCTAGCGATTGCCTACTGTAGGGTGGGAACGCGGGGATTGAGAAGGGGCCTTTCAAAAAAACGACGTGATTTCTTTAAAGAAAAGCTTGAAATGCTACACCTCGGCTTAGAAAACCGACTTCAAGCAAAAGCTGGATTGTTATCAGGTGGTGAGCGTCAGGCGTTGTCACTATTAATGGCAACCTTCACAGAACCTAAGATACTCTTATTGGATGAACATACGGCGGCACTTGACCCATCACGTGCAGAATTGGTAACACAGTTAACAAAGCAAATCGTTAATGAGTATGGACTGACAACCTTGATGGTAACCCATAATATGCAGCAAGCACTTGATCTCGGCAATCGATTGATTATGATGGATAAAGGTCAGGTTATTTTTGAAGCAGATGAGGAAAAGAAGAAGGATTTGACGATTGAGAGATTGCTTGAGGAATTCCAGCGTATTCGCGGTGAAAAGATGAACAGCGATCGAGCTGTACTAATTTAA
- a CDS encoding ABC transporter permease encodes MFTAIFGSVEAGVIYALMALGVYLSFRILDFPDLTVDGSFVTGAAVAAVLIVKGFNPVIATIAALLAGVLAGLLTGLLHTKGKINPLLSGILMMIALYSINLRIMGKSNVPLLQEETVITKINDTWSKLGIDSGIQSLFNSIGLGNYIPRTWGILVTMLLLTFLVKFAIDWFLKTDLGLALRATGDNETMIRSFSANTDFLKTLGLGLSNGLVALSGALIAQYGGFSDVGMGIGMIVIGLASVIIGEAVFGTKSIVRTTFAVIGGAILYRIIVTLALRVQFLDTGDMKLITACIVIIALVIPKFLDSGRERKRKRKRLMEAKKNQSPVEKSGDHLAAIKSDI; translated from the coding sequence ATGTTTACCGCCATTTTTGGTTCTGTAGAAGCAGGTGTTATTTATGCACTGATGGCTTTAGGAGTATACCTTTCTTTTAGAATATTAGATTTCCCAGATTTGACGGTAGACGGAAGTTTCGTAACTGGGGCTGCTGTTGCCGCAGTTCTAATTGTTAAGGGATTCAATCCGGTTATTGCCACAATCGCCGCCTTATTAGCAGGGGTATTGGCTGGTTTACTGACGGGATTACTCCATACGAAAGGGAAAATTAATCCACTTTTATCGGGGATTTTAATGATGATTGCTCTTTACTCCATAAATCTTCGTATTATGGGTAAATCTAATGTTCCACTTTTACAAGAGGAAACAGTCATTACCAAGATTAATGATACCTGGAGTAAACTCGGAATTGATTCTGGAATTCAATCTTTGTTTAACAGCATTGGTTTGGGTAATTATATTCCAAGGACTTGGGGAATTTTGGTGACCATGCTCCTTCTTACGTTCTTGGTGAAGTTTGCGATTGATTGGTTTTTAAAAACTGATCTAGGATTGGCACTTCGAGCTACAGGTGATAATGAAACGATGATTCGCAGTTTTTCTGCGAATACCGATTTTTTAAAAACATTAGGTCTAGGCTTATCTAATGGATTAGTTGCGTTATCTGGAGCATTGATTGCCCAATACGGCGGATTTAGTGATGTCGGAATGGGAATAGGGATGATCGTTATCGGACTAGCATCAGTTATTATCGGGGAAGCTGTTTTCGGTACCAAGAGTATTGTAAGAACGACATTTGCTGTAATTGGTGGTGCCATTCTTTATCGGATTATCGTTACGCTTGCTCTTAGGGTTCAATTTCTTGATACAGGTGATATGAAACTAATTACCGCCTGCATTGTTATCATTGCGCTTGTTATACCTAAATTTTTAGATTCAGGGCGTGAAAGAAAAAGAAAGCGCAAACGGCTGATGGAAGCAAAAAAGAATCAAAGTCCAGTAGAGAAAAGTGGTGATCACCTTGCTGCAATTAAATCAGATATTTAA